A single window of Lutzomyia longipalpis isolate SR_M1_2022 chromosome 1, ASM2433408v1 DNA harbors:
- the LOC129797482 gene encoding dnaJ homolog subfamily B member 6, translating to MVDYYKILEINRGATDAEIKKAYRKLALKWHPDKNPNNQDEANKRFKEISEAYEVLSDERKRRVYDQYGKEGLMGHNERHHRSRRHDPEDYDFMGNFGFTFRDPEEVFREFFGNSPFAEIFGAMPYGATNGRRSHRHSHPQNTISSQFMSPFMGISLMDDFFTMDGGGGMNGAFTSFSSFNTAGGGGGGAVKRTSTSTTFVNGKKLMTKRIYENGKETVMSYENDVLKSKTVNGVAQALSYN from the exons atggttGACTActacaaaattcttgaaattaatcGGGGGGCAACGGATGCAGAAATTAAAAAAGC ATACAGAAAATTAGCACTCAAATGGCATCCAGACAAAAATCCCAACAATCAAGATGAGGCAAATAAAAGATTCAAAGAGATCTCCGAGGCTTATGAAGTGCTATCAGATG AGAGAAAGAGACGTGTGTACGATCAATACGGCAAAGAAGGACTTATGGGACACAATGAACGTCACCACCGATCACGACGACACGATCCTGAAGATTATGACTTTATGGGTAACTTTGGATTCACATTTAGAGATCCCGAAGAAGTGTTCCGAGAATTCTTTGGCAATTCACCATTTGCTGAAATATTTGGTG CTATGCCGTATGGCGCCACAAATGGACGTCGTTCCCACAGACATTCTCACCCACAGAATACAATCTCCTCCCAATTCATGAGTCCCTTCATGGGGATCTCACTGATGGATGATTTCTTCACAATGGACGGTGGTGGTGGCATGAACGGTGCCTTCACGTCCTTCTCCTCCTTCAATACTGCcggtgggggtggtggtggtgccgTTAAACGTACCTCCACCTCAACCACATTTGTCAATGGAAAGAAACTTATGACAAAAAG GATATACGAGAATGGAAAGGAAACTGTAATGTCGTACGAGAACGACGTCCTGAAATCAAAGACTGTCAATGGTGTGGCCCAAGCACTTTCctacaattaa
- the LOC129797477 gene encoding protein flightless-1, protein MANTGVLPFVRGVDFTKNDFSDGKFPAALRLMTGVQWLKLDKTNISEIAEEMGKLGKLEHLSMKNNDLEKLFGELTELNSLRSLNLRHNRVKSSGIPTELFQLEELTTLDLSHNKLKEIPDGLEKAKNLLVLNLSHNQIDSIPTALFIHLTDLLFLDLSHNKLETLPPQTRRLANLQTLILSDNPLEVFQLRQLPSLQSLEVLHMRNTQRNLQNFPTSLDTLANLAELDLAQNSLARVPDCLFNLPNLRRLNLSENEITELSASIDCWTKLETLNLSRNQLTALPATLVKLSQLRRLYLNDNQLDFDGIPSGIGKLSCLEVFSASNNLLEMIPEGLCRCGSLKKLNLSSNKLITLPDAIYLCSDLDQLDLRNNPDLIMPPKPMEMQKGAGIEFYNIDFSLQHQLRLAGATVPPAAQTSGAPSKDPIARKLRLRRGARPEVGQADSAKVLKGMKDIADEKNAKNWEEERTESLKPKRWDESLEKPPLDYSEFFEDEDGQIPGLTIWEIENFLPNKIEEIAHGKFYEGDCYIVLKTSLDDVGQLTWEIYFWIGNLASLDKRACAAIHAVNLRNYLGARCRTVREEQADESEEFLALFDTEISYIEGGRTSTGFFTIEDVVYVVRLYRVHAAGASIHLEPVAIAFESLDPRYVFFLDTGLKIFIWHGRKSKNTLKSKSRLLGEKVNKNERKNRTEICVELQGEENPDFWKALGCKDGVRPPGKILEHVDENFTPVLPRLYQVQLGMGYLELPQVEIPEQKMVHTLLQSKNVYILDCYGDLFVWFGKKSTRLVRAAAIKLSQELFSMIHRPEHALVTRVQEGTETQVFKSKFIGWDEIIAVDFTRTAQSVAKTGADLTKWAKKQDTKADLAALFMPRQAAMTLTEATQLEEDWNYDLEAMESFVLENKKFVRLPEEELGHFYTEECYVFLCRYCVPGDEDDDAVAENVPPPEDEIQCVVYFWQGRNAGNMGWLTFTFTLQKKFKAMFGEELEVVRIHQQQENLKFMAHFKRKFIIHYGRRKVKQVTPDGKAAVRFYHLRSNGSALCTRLIQIRPDASHLNSAFCYILYVPFETEDESESGIVYAWIGSKAAAEEAKLIQDIAEDIFNNPWVSLQVLNEGEEPENFFWVALGGRKPYETDANFMEYTRLFRCSNEKGYFTVAEKCSDFCQDDLADDDIMILDNGEQVFLWLGARCSEVEIKLAYKSAQVYIQHMRIKQPERPRKLFLTLKNKESKRFTKCFHGWSEHKKPPE, encoded by the exons ATGGCAAACACGGGAGTTTTGCCGTTCGTTCGCGGTGTTGATTTCACCAAAAATGACTTCAGT GATGGGAAGTTTCCAGCAGCTCTGCGGCTCATGACTGGGGTGCAATGGCTCAAATTGGACAAGACGAACATATCGGAGATTGCCGAGGAGATGGGGAAGCTGGGAAAGCTG GAACACCTGTCCATGAAGAACAACGACCTGGAGAAGTTGTTTGGCGAATTGACAGAGCTAAATTCCCTGCGCTCTCTGAATCTGAGGCACAACAGAGTGAAGAGTTCAGGAATTCCAACGGAACTCTTTCAGCTGGAGGAACTCACAACGCTGGATTTGTCGCACAATAAACTGAAAGAAATCCCCGATGGGTtggaaaaggcaaaaaatcTTCTTGTCCTCAATTTAAGTCACAATCA AATTGATAGCATTCCCACGGCGTTATTCATTCACCTGACGGATCTACTCTTCCTCGACTTGTCGCACAATAAATTGGAAACGCTTCCCCCGCAAACACGCCGCCTGGCCAATCTTCAGACTCTCATCCTCAGCGACAATCCCCTGGAAGTTTTCCAGCTGCGTCAATTGCCCTCGTTGCAGAGCCTGGAAGTGCTCCATATGCGCAATACCCAGAGGAATTTGCAAAACTTCCCCACATCACTGGATACCCTGGCAAATCTGGCGGAATTGGATTTAGCACAGAATTCTCTAGCTCGTGTCCCGGATTGCCTATTCAATCTCCCCAATCTTCGTCGTTTGAACCTCAGTGAGAATGAGATTACCGAACTCTCCGCGAGTATTGATTGCTGGACAAAATTGGAGACACTCAATTTGTCTCGGAATCAACTGACAGCCCTTCCGGCAACTCTAGTCAAACTCTCCCAACTCCGGAGGCTCTATTTGAATGACAATCAATTGGATTTCGATGGAATCCCATCGGGTATTGGGAAGTTGAGCTGCCTGGAAGTTTTCTCGGCATCCAATAATCTCCTCGAGATGATTCCCGAGGGGCTCTGTCGCTGTGGATCACTTAAGAAGCTCAATCTCAGCTCCAATAAACTCATCACCCTTCCGGATGCAATTTACCTGTGCTCTGATCTCGATCAGTTGGATCTGAGGAATAATCCGGACTTGATAATGCCCCCAAAGCCCATGGAGATGCAAAAGGGAGCTGGAATTGAATTCTACAACATTGATTTCTCGCTGCAGCATCAGCTACGGCTGGCAGGAGCTACCGTACCGCCGGCAGCTCAAACATCCGGAGCTCCTAGCAAGGATCCCATTGCACGGAAGTTGCGACTGAGGCGTGGAGCAAGACCCGAAGTGGGGCAGGCAGACTCCGCGAAAGTTCTCAAGGGCATGAAAGATATTGCCGATGAGAAGAATGCGAAGAATTGGGAGGAGGAGCGCACGGAGAGTTTGAAACCCAAGCGATGGGATGAGAGTTTGGAGAAGCCCCCGCTTGACTACTCGGAATTCTTCGAGGATGAAGATGGACAAATTCCCGGGTTGACAATTTgggaaattgagaatttccttccgaataaaattgaagaaatcgCCCATGGGAAGTTCTACGAGGGAGATTGCTATATTGTCCTCAAGACGAGTCTGGATGACGTTGGGCAGCTCACGTGGGAAATCTACTTCTGGATTGGCAATTTGGCATCACTGGACAAGAGGGCATGTGCTGCAATTCATGCTGTTAATCTCCGGAATTACCTGGGGGCGAGATGCCGGACAGTGCGGGAAGAGCAAGCGGATGAATCTGAGGAATTTCTCGCACTTTTTGACACGGAAATTAGCTACATTGAGGGTGGGAGGACATCAACGGGATTCTTCACAATTGAGGATGTTGTCTACGTTGTCCGGCTGTATCGGGTTCATGCAGCAGGGGCGTCAATTCATCTAGAACCAGTTGCCATTGCCTTTGAGTCCTTGGATCCAAG GTACGTCTTTTTCCTGGACACGGGGCTGAAGATCTTCATCTGGCATGGGAGGAAGTCAAAGAATACCCTGAAATCCAAATCACGTCTCCTTGGGGAGAAGGTGAATAAGAATGAACGGAAGAATCGAACAGAGATCTGTGTGGAGCTTCAGGGTGAAGAGAATCCGGACTTCTGGAAGGCACTGGGGTGCAAAGATGGTGTGAGACCACCAGGAAAAATCCTCGAGCATGTCGATGAGAACTTCACGCCGGTTCTGCCGCGTTTGTATCAAGTTCAGCTGGGTATGGGTTACCTGGAGTTGCCACAGGTGGAGATTCCGGAGCAGAAGATGGTGCACACACTGCTGCAGAGCAAGAATGTCTACATCCTCGATTGCTATGGGGATCTATTTGTGTGGTTCGGGAAGAAATCCACAAGACTCGTCCGGGCGGCTGCTATAAAACTTTCGCAGGAGTTGTTCAGCATGATCCATCGACCTGAGCATGCGCTGGTGACACGTGTGCAGGAGGGCACGGAGACGCAGGTGTTCAAGTCCAAATTCATTGGGTGGGATGAAATTATTGCGGTTGATTTCACACGAACAGCCCAATCGGTGGCAAAGACAGGAGCTGATTTGACCAAATGGGCCAAGAAGCAGGACACAAAGGCCGATTTGGCGGCTCTATTTATGCCCCGTCAAGCTGCTATGACCCTCACGGAGGCCACCCAGCTGGAAGAAGATTGGAATTACGATCTCGAGGCAATGGAGTCATTTGTGttggaaaataagaaattcgtCCGGCTGCCAGAGGAGGAATTGGGGCACTTCTACACGGAGGAGTGCTACGTTTTCCTCTGTCGCTACTGCGTACCCGGAGATGAGGATGATGATGCCGTTGCGGAGAATGTGCCACCGCCTGAGGATGAGATTCAGTGTGTTGTGTACTTTTGGCAGGGACGCAATGCCGGCAATATGGGTTGGCTCACGTTCACTTTCACGCTCCAGAAGAAGTTTAAGGCGATGTTTGGGGAGGAGCTCGAAGTGGTGCGGATTCATCAGCAGCAGGAGAACCTCAAGTTCATGGCGCACTTCAAGCGGAAGTTTATCATTCACTATGGGCGCCGGAAGGTGAAGCAGGTGACACCCGATGGGAAGGCAGCTGTTCGATTCTATCATTTACGCAGCAATGGGAGTGCTCTCTGTACGAGACTCATTCAAATCCGCCCGGATGCTTCACATCTCAATTCTGCCTTTTG CTACATCCTCTATGTGCCATTTGAGACGGAAGATGAGTCAGAGAGTGGGATTGTCTATGCGTGGATTGGCTCCAAAGCTGCAGCGGAGgaagcaaaattaattcaggaCATTGCTGAGGATATTTTCAACAATCCCTGGGTGAGTCTGCAGGTGCTCAATGAGGGTGAGGAACCGGAGAACTTCTTCTGGGTAGCTCTGGGCGGGAGGAAGCCCTATGAAACTGATGCGAATTTCATGGAATACACGAGACTCTTCCGGTGTTCCAATGAAAAGGGCTACTTTACTGTGGCAGAGAAGTGTTCGGACTTTTGTCAGGATGATCTGGCGGATGATGACATCATGATTCTCGATAATGGTGAACAGGTCTTCCTCTGGCTTGGGGCAAGGTGCAGTGAAGTTGAGATCAAGCTGGCCTACAAATCTGCGCAG GTTTATATTCAGCACATGAGGATTAAACAGCCCGAACGTCCCCGGAAACTCTTCCTGACGCTCAAAAATAAGGAATCCAAGAGATTCACAAAATGCTTCCATGGATGGAGTGAGCACAAAAAGCCCCCGGAATAG
- the LOC129790763 gene encoding SH3 domain-binding protein 5 homolog — protein MDNDADLDPRIQIELENLNTATDEINKLEIELEEANTTFRILLNESTRRLKLLSKKLGGCIEKARPYYDALENARIAQIECQKAAVKFQRANEIHAAAKETVALAEQRFMSNSHEWQFDNAWQEMLNHATIKVMDADNQKAESNAEHQRKAIIFNAAEQKVQQLEERLKRNIHKSRPYFEEKQICKDQLETQKGRIQELQSLVQVAKASYSNALRNLETISEEIHKQRGELSCAAPPGPREPGVGAELNVTEMTKSKTSSTAAGIVLNSPVLALPDYTSELERCAIQSTGTSVATSSAVSEKGDDSDVDDADLDLEELRQRVKVLAIRPVEGGDGQQEQDVWESELNATVDKLDHLMMIRECGGMPYMPSGSFPATPRKTSPSPIKQLQKAPPPPTVNTSLKELSVAQLLPAMVSPHGATSQRSSGVVTNEGRVEHKRKLSV, from the exons ATGGATAATGATGCTGATTTAGATCCCCGGATACAG ATTGAATTAGAAAATCTCAACACGGCAACAGATGAAATCAACAAATTGGAGATTGAGTTGGAG gaaGCAAATACAACCTTTCGCATTTTACTAAATGAATCCACCAGGCGTTTGAAGTTGCTGTCCAAGAAATTGGGTGGATGCATCGAAAAAGCCCGTCCGTACTATGATGCTCTCGAGAATGCCCGTATCGCGCAGATTGAGTGTCAGAAGGCAGCTGTTAAATTCCAGCGTGCCAATG AAATTCATGCAGCGGCAAAGGAAACAGTTGCATTAGCGGAGCAGAGATTCATGAGTAATTCACATGAATGGCAATTCGATAATGCATGGCAAGAGATGCTAAATCATGCTACAATCAAG GTTATGGATGCGGACAATCAAAAGGCAGAAAGTAATGCTGAACATCAGCGCAAGGCGATAATTTTCAATGCAGCCGAACAGAAGGTTCAGCAGTTGGAGGAGCGCCTCAAGCGTAACATCCACAAGTCACGTCCATACTTTGAGGAGAAACAAATATGCAAGGATCAGCTGGAGACACAGAAGGGTCGCATTCAGGAGCTTCAGTCCCTCGTGCAAGTGGCAAAGGCCTCGTATTCGAATGCTCTGCGAAATTTGGAGACAATCAGCGAGGAGATTCACAAGCAACGGGGTGAGCTGAGCTGTGCTGCACCACCGGGTCCGCGTGAACCGGGCGTAGGGGCGGAATTGAATGTGACTGAGATGACAAAATCCAAGACATCTTCCACCGCCGCGGGTATTGTGCTCAATTCCCCTGTCCTTGCGCTTCCGGACTACACGTCCGAATTGGAAAGGTGTGCCATCCAATCCACGGGCACGTCTGTGGCCACGAGTTCAGCTGTGAGTGAGAAGGGTGATGATAGTGATGTGGATGATGCTGATTTGGATCTCGAAGAACTCCGGCAGCGTGTGAAGGTGCTGGCAATTCGTCCCGTTGAAGGTGGCGATGGGCAGCAAGAGCAGGATGTGTGGGAGAGTGAATTGAATGCCACGGTGGATAAGCTTGATCATTTAATGATGATTCGTGAATGCGGGGGCATGCCTTACATGCCAAGTGGGAGTTTCCCTGCGACACCCCGAAAGACATCCCCGAGTCCCATAAAGCAGCTGCAGAaggcaccaccaccacccaccgTTAATACATCACTAAAAGAGCTCTCTGTGGCACAACTCCTACCCGCCATGGTGTCCCCACATGGGGCTACATCACAACGTAGCAGCGGTGTGGTCACAAATGAAGGGAGAGTCGAACACAAGCGGAAGTTGTCtgtttag
- the LOC129797506 gene encoding essential MCU regulator, mitochondrial yields the protein MLFSRFLRPIVLPQRALTKPPGSLRFKTHYRSGAIKPNPESVPFGLVGIFCTVIPGLLIGAAISKNVANFLEENELFVPDEEEDD from the exons ATGCTCTTTTCTCGCTTCCTCCGACCAATTGTTCTTCCCCAACGAGCCCTGACCAAACCTCCGGGTAGTTTGCGCTTCAAAACTCACTACCGAAGCGGTGCAATTAAACCAAATCCTGAAAGTGTTCCTTTTGGCCTTGTTGGAATCTTCTGCACAGTGATTCCTG GACTTCTTATTGGGGCTGCAATTAGCAAGAATGTGGCGAATTTCTTGGAAGAGAATGAGCTGTTCGTTCCGGACGAAGAGGAAGATGATTAG
- the LOC129797491 gene encoding uncharacterized protein LOC129797491: METGHRDLYKSKAWREKSAGEKRALFKITRAQKRQTLFCQNREFDENAEIPVTPEVKQRTPRKSSVKKKTPFKVKFERWKKNRDDAKRKAKKEKKPPFVRSVRPGMLPPVKPLERRAKFNPPAKVKPLQFAPINGQPPKIDLNFDFSLGGPMTRSRAKQQRFFFE; encoded by the coding sequence ATGGAGACAGGGCACAGAGATTTGTACAAATCCAAAGCATGGCGTGAAAAGAGTGCAGGAGAGAAGAGGGCCCTATTTAAAATTACTCGAGCACAGAAGAGGCAGACGCTCTTCTGCCAGAATCGTGAATTTGATGAGAATGCCGAGATTCCCGTGACACCGGAAGTTAAGCAGAGGACACCCCGGAAGAGCTCCGTGAAGAAGAAAACCCCGTTTAAAGTGAAATTCGAacgttggaagaaaaatcgCGATGATGCAAAAAGGAAAGCgaaaaaggagaagaagcCCCCGTTTGTACGATCCGTGCGTCCTGGGATGCTGCCACCGGTGAAGCCACTTGAGCGACGAGCCAAATTCAATCCACCAGCAAAGGTTAAACCCCTCCAGTTTGCCCCTATTAATGGGCAACCACCAAAAATTGACTTGAACTTTGACTTCTCACTTGGGGGCCCCATGACACGATCCCGTGCCAAGCAGCAgaggtttttctttgaataa